From Micropterus dolomieu isolate WLL.071019.BEF.003 ecotype Adirondacks linkage group LG06, ASM2129224v1, whole genome shotgun sequence:
TGTGCAAGAGTGCAGCAACTCTCTGAGGGATTTCTCCACATTTTATCTCTTCTCTCATGagtgtctgatttatttatctTATACTATGCTGTACCTGAGTTTGGGGGAGAAGGGTAGTGCTTTTGCCTTGTTTCAGCTATTTTTCTCACAAGAAAGATTAAAAGATAGGCAAGGTTTTAAAGTGagactttgtttttcacttacaaCATGTGCTGGCAGCCCCACCTCACTTGGGGCTCTGAAACACTTAAAAACTATGATCTTTGACATGTTCCAAGGCCCCTGTTGAGCTCTGAACCCCCTGAATTATCCAGCTTCTCCCTCCATTCAGAACCTCTGCATGCTGGAAACTCACTTACTCATGTTCTTATCTTTACTGTTTTTTCTCTTAGGTATCTTATGAAGAGGTTCCTGGTGACTCCGGATAAAgctgaaaatataataaaacagaagCTCTTTGAGTAAATGAACAACTCACTGCATGACGGCCAAACCATTCAAGTGATTCAATACAAAAACGTTCTCTGAACCACCACGACACGGATCATTTACATCCTGCACTTTGACTGATCTATGGAACATCTTCAGCCACTCAACTGAGATTTATACTTCACTTTTTAATCACAATAAATGCCCCTTCAGGGTTGCAATTGGATGACACTTAAAATATTGACAAACTCACCTCagcttttgtgtttctctttagaGCAACTGAGCCTTTGCAGGAGAACAAGAGCGGGACACGTGGACACCAATCAGTCTAATTAAACCTCACTGAGCATGCCTCAACTTGCTGCTCACTTAACCAGAGGGCTTATTAATTAGCACTGCTGATTTGCCCCTTATTTCTGCTGGAACTAACACATATCTTTGCCCTGCTTGCGGGAAACACTGGGGTTCAGTTCAATCTGTTGACATCTCCAAGATTTCACTATGTGATCTCCATCTGGCTTTAGACGTCACACCCAATAACAAACATGACCCTGCAGTGCCATGCCATTCCTCAGAGCTTCTGACTGCAAAATACAACTTCAAAAGTGAACGATTTCAACCTTCACATTCCCTCACTTCCAAGATGAGTGACTCCAACTACTGGGTTGTGGACTATGAGCTCTCCTCCCCTGCTCCGCCCGGGTTCCCCAGGGGCCCAGTGGTGCTGCAGCCCATGGCAGGGCAACCCGAGCATGGAACGGCCCTGTGTTTCGTTGGCCTCCTggtactgctgctgctctttctCGTTGTTCGCTGCATCCGTATCTTGTTAGATCCCTACAGCAGCATGCCGGCATCATCATGGACGGACCATAAGGAGGGGCTGGACAGAGGGCAGTTTGATTATGCATTGGTGTAAAGACGAGGGATGAttggaggacgaggagatggATGTGTAAAGGTTCTTTTGAGGTGATTGGTGATGATTGGTGCTGTTTGGTGCATGCCCTGCTTGAAGCTTATATTTCCAAAGTTTCAGCTCCTGAAAATTAAAGAAACTGCagtatgttgttttgttggGGTAATCCAAGCTGTCAAGATAACAGCTTAAAAACCATTAAACAGTACCTGTATAAGGATTAAACACAGCAgggcagagagaaaatgagcaGATACACCAGAAGTCTTGCATCCATTTTTAATTAACAGTAATCAGTATTATTGGAGACTTATGCTGTGTACAATGTTACGCTGCAGCTTTTAGAGTGACAAACACTGCAGGAAGACAGTGATCACTATCGCAGCATTACGTTTATCATGCCGTTTTGTAATTCTGTAATGTTTTTACAAATCCCAGGGCTGAAGAGAGCAGCTGCAAGAGAAGTCCTGATtgaataaaagagaaaattaaTTGAGTTTAGGGCAGACATGGAAGTAATTTAGACAGAACTACTACGTGCTGTTACTACAGATTTAGAGACAAGACTGCCAACTTTTTATGTTGatttactgttaaaaatgtaaaaatgtcagttttcCTTTTGCATCTGagctttttaaacatttagaaGATGTCATTTTATCTCTGGAACTGGAaacctatttttatttatttttaatgtgaaCCATGCGAGGCATTTGTACCACCTCTAAGGTGATCCTCAGgtaagattatttttaattaaccaAAGCCTCTATAATTTGAGGGAATCACTTAGCTCCTGAAATTGAGCTTTAGCTGTGTTTTGTATTACTCTATTTTCTTCAAAATTCACTGTCCTAAATTTCAAATTTATCCCATAAAGTTTATAATgcataacacattttatttgggTTTTTGCAATTCGCCGTCCCTTTAAGAGGCTTATGAGTATTAGTGCGGAGGTTCACAGCGCTGACTGAATATGTGTCATATAAAGTTATGATTATGAAATGCATGTACACCAATTTCCTCAGCCTAATCCTTTTTGCCTTTAGGTCCCGTCCAGTGCACCAGCCAAATCTGTTCAACAGTGCCTGTAGGAATGTGAAAAAAGCTAATATCTATTTCATACTATAGATGTTACTGCTCCTTTAGCCACTTGTTTTGTAATATTGGTTCTGCCCTTATTATACTGTCCTTTGAAATGTGGCTATGAACAGCTCTTTATAACAAACATTAGGTATGATATTTTACTGATTTGTGAAAAAGTTGATTTGTTTCCTTaatgatgaacaaaagactgtTTATTAATACCAAACTGTTGTTTATGGTCCAACTTCCTGGATGTAGACTCTTGCTTATTAAAATTAGATATTTTCCTAATGTTTCTTAAAAAGTggcattcagttttttttaagaaataaaagctTCCATCTTGATTTTAGAAAGTTTCATTACTTTACAGACATTCAGTACACACGCAAATGCAGCACACAGAAACTTTTAACTGAGAAAAGGCCGTCCTCACTGCTGCCTTAAAATCAATATTAGCAAGATTTAGAGCAAATGAAATCAATCCAATAATCAATTGGAGGCTTGTAAAGAGACACAGTCAGTTCATTTACAAGAGACCCTCACAGAGTCAGCCCACCCTCCACTACCTCCGCCCCCAGGATGAAATATCCCTACGCTGAGTGACTGAAATCCACCATAGAGCCTCATCACAGTACTCTGCTTGATTGAACAAGagaaatatacatacataaaagcCAACTTCTCTATCATTAGAAGGCGTTTTCAACGGTCATCACACTAAGAAGAGAAAAGGTACTAAACAAGAGTTTGGAATATTTAAAGCCATTTAGGTAAGAATGACATGGGACTCATTAATCATTCAAAACTGATTTCCCTTTTCAGCTTTGTCCTCCCTGGTTGATCGCCCTGACTTTTTCTTCAGTTTGTGAGCACTTCCACTCAGGAACTTAGCCATCTGGTTCGCTGTGACTCTGGAGAACTACAAGTGCGAGTCCACTGATCACTGTGGGGATCAATCAGTGCTCAAATGGGTTCCTACACATCCTATGTAATAAGTAATCCTTAATTTAAAACTCATTACGCTGGATAAATGATTAACTATATATACAGAATCCATTTCCACAGCACTTTCATCGGAGCGTTGCTCTGATATTATCTAGTATTAGCTAGCTCAAAGTTTATTACTTATAAAAAATGCTAATGGAATGGCTGACATCTGTGGTtctgagtgaaatgtctcaacagctATTGTAGGGATGGATACATTTGGTTCAGACACTCATGTGCCCccttcaggatgaattgtaataaattTGGTGACTTTTTATCTAGGTCATAATTTTCATGGGTCCAACACTCTGGTTTATaatcaaatacctgcaaaactaatgacattctcaTCCGCCTCAGGTGTACTGTACCAGttcagtgctaattagctaatgtaacatgctaacacgctaaactaagatggtgtacatagtaaacattaaacctgctaagcttcagcatgttagcatgctctgttctgttctgttctgagTGTTAACCTCAGTTATACCATTTCAATCTGCCTGAACTGCAACAAGCTTTCAATACTGTATTAATCAACATATTTCAAATagctaattatttatttgtatttctacATAGAACAGAACTTAAttataatgttaatgttgttttcTGACGTCAGTAAAAAGGGTATAAGTGAGGAAATTAGTCAGGGCAAGTTATCTGTGGTCATAAACCTAGCACAAACAGTGCACAGCCAgacttttgttaataaaaaaaaaactccttcTACAGTTTACAGTTCAACAAGCTCCAACAGATCATTGGAAACACGATGTAACACCCCCACCTCATTAGTCCAGCAATTAACAGGACAGATTTTGCTTCAGTGGGTTCTGACAATTTACTTCCTTGATAAAACAACAAAGGCATTCAGTTCCCATCAACctctcacatactgtacacacacacacacacacacacgtgcatgcaTGCAGATATGAAAATAAGGCTGTATTACAGAAAGACATGACCTCAGACCTGACATGCATTGCAGAAATTGTTCTAATATGTAACTTTTCCAACATGTCACAATATTACTGTTGTTGAGGGCGTACataaatgttactgttaaatgttactttaattaTTAGAAGTGTGTTGCATAGCAAtaatcaaaaacagaaatatacacattttactttcttatttaaaaagacattaagAAAACCTGTACCTTAataaagtacagtaaaataaatagagTAAAAAGTCTGTTACTTTGATTAACTCTCACTCTCCTGTATTTGCAGAAGACATCTGTGTCTCACCAGGCAGGTGCATACAATATGCAAATACCTTCCTGAGTGTGTATATGCTATTTTTCTTGTAATGTGACTCCATCCCACAGaaatgcacagaaacacacttggatttacaatacacacacacacacacacacacacacacacacacacacacgcgcgcgcattCAAACACAATTTAAGcacagcccacacacacatgcaaattgTGTTTGTCTATGGTAAAATGCACATGAAACTCTCTCTCCCAGTGCACACAAAGTCCATTTTCACACACTTTACATGTACATGACTGAAAAATACACCTATACTTGTCACATAACACAGCTGTGGTCCGGACTGATGTGCATGACAAAAAAGTTAATCAGCAGCAGACGACCTGCTTCATGACAATACCATTTAAGTGGATGATGGCGTGAGGAGGActggagtgtgtgtctgtgtgtgttggcatgTGTTTGGAAGAAGCgtgtgcctgtgtttgtgtgtgtgtgtgtgtgtgttttaaggtgGTGTGTGTCATTAGAATTTGTGATACAGCAGTCAAACACTGAGCCCACACATTTCCTCAATGTAAAGTTTGTGAACTTGAGTGTCGGGCTGTGCACATACTGGGATGACAGTTGTGTTTACCTTCTAATTATGATGTCCTGGAAGTGTCCGGGTTTGTTGCTGTGGGTGTCATCAGAGGCTTTCCTAGAGAGTGGTAACCCAGGAAAAGTCTGTCATGAGTGGACTATAACCTAAAATGGACTATGAGGAAATGCAATTAGGTACACTTGCATTTCCTCTCAAAGGTGTCTCAAGTCATTTTATGTTTGCTACAAGTTAGTAGGTACAGTGTCTGGTCAAATATAAAGAAATGTAATGAGATATAATGGTTTATCTATCAGGGTGGCTGTGCTACTCATGCATAATCTTTTGAGTGCAATAACACGAGAGACACAAACTGAGGCAGTAGGTTTAATCAAGCATTtctctaataataatataatacataagTTACTGCACATCATGTGAACTTAAGTTTAAAGACTATGGCCATTTTGCTGACAAGCTGCCAATGTGACCACAAGTAGAAATTACAGGTTAACGCTAAAAGCTTAACTGGAGAAGGGTGTCAGTTACAATGCAGCAACATCTAGTTTTCTAACCTTAACTTGCATTAGACACTTTTCTCCTGGTCACAgcctttatatacagtctatggtcacaGCAGGCTATAGTGGCATAACTCCTTAGTGGGTATAATTTATCCATTTTTAAAAGTAAGCCTACACTATCATTTAATCTACACATGCATGTTTACAGTACGTTACAGCGCTAATTAAACGCCAATTTCAAGCCTAAACCTCTTCAGATTGTAAACTGTATAACAGCAGACTAACGCCCAGTGTTTCCTTTGTTACCCATGCTGAGTTAATGGGTTATGGACCGTCGCTTTGAGCAAGAGACGCCCCAGGTGTTTCATTAGCCGCACGGCTCAACCATCAAGTTACAT
This genomic window contains:
- the LOC123972898 gene encoding cortexin-1, giving the protein MSDSNYWVVDYELSSPAPPGFPRGPVVLQPMAGQPEHGTALCFVGLLVLLLLFLVVRCIRILLDPYSSMPASSWTDHKEGLDRGQFDYALV